The Brassica napus cultivar Da-Ae chromosome C7, Da-Ae, whole genome shotgun sequence genome has a segment encoding these proteins:
- the LOC106362803 gene encoding glutathione hydrolase 3-like has protein sequence MFEGKVDKQQKGPLSVAVPGEVAGLYQAWTNNGRRVQWKQLVEPSIKLARDGFVVGPHLAFALSTNEEKIRNDTGLKSVFVIGDKLLTKGDTCKNIELAETLKKVAQNGMKAFYQDDVAKNLVNDLMKAGGNMTLEDLRNYKVNVTDAMVVNDVMGFKLQGLWPPSSGTPGFAMVMNILEQYKYIDGIDKNLFLHRVIEAIKFMLAARMDLGDPAFVEGISEVVKNMTSKSWAQKIQEKISDDKTYPPDYYRSKYKQLKDEGTSHFCVVDKDRNVVSMTTTVNHAFGSGFMSTSTGIILNNQMADFSVTSEESAPPANYIEANKRPLSSMMPLIITKDNELVGVIGASGGIYIIPAVIQVFLNHFVLNMSPLEAVKSPRVYHKLEPNQVLYENWTVYNQDHILLNKETRDFLKTKKHEIVSTSMGATVQFVVQDRQVLTAVSDLRKDGKPAAADAAPTLAPAPSPMF, from the exons ATGTTCGAGGGCAAAGTGGACAAGCAACAAAAAGGACCATTGTCTGTAGCAGTTCCAGGAGAGGTTGCCGGTCTTTACCAAGCGTGGACGAACAACGGCCGCCGTGTCCAGTGGAAACAGCTGGTCGAGCCGTCTATTAAACTTGCTCGAGACGGTTTCGTGGTTGGTCCGCATCTCGCCTTCGCGTTATCCACCAACGAGGAAaagatcaggaatgatactggTTTAAAGAGTGTTTTCGTTATCGGAGACAAACTGTTGACGAAAGGTGATACATGTAAGAACATCGAACTCGCTGAGACCTTGAAAAAAGTGGCGCAGAACGGGATGAAAGCGTTTTACCAAGATGATGTAGCGAAAAATCTTGTAAATGATCTGATGAAGGCTGGAGGGAACATGACGTTGGAAGATTTGAGGAACTATAAAGTTAACGTGACGGATGCAATGGTTGTAAATGATGTTATGGGGTTTAAACTACAAGGACTGTGGCCTCCGTCTAGTGGAACGCCCGGTTTTGCAATG GTTATGAATATATTGGAGCAATACAAATATATAGATGGTATTGATAAGAATCTTTTTCTGCATCGAGTTATAGAAGCCATAAAGTTTATGCTTGCAGCTCGAATGGATCTTGGAGATCCTGCGTTTGTTGAGGGGATATCTGAAGTTGTGAAAAATATGACCTCTAAGAGTTGGGCCCAAAAGATTCAGGAAAAGATATCCGATGACAAGACTTACCCACCAGATTATTACCGCAGCAA ATACAAACAGCTCAAGGACGAAGGGACGAGCCACTTCTGTGTAGTGGATAAAGATAGAAACGTTGTGTCGATGACAACAACTGTGAATCACGCGTTCGGGTCAGGGTTTATGTCGACTTCTACCGGTATTATACTCAACAACCAGATGGCTGATTTCTCGGTAACATCCGAGGAATCTGCACCGCCCGCGAATTACATCGAGGCAAACAAGAGGCCTTTGTCTTCCATGATGCCTTTAATCATCACAAAG GACAATGAGCTAGTCGGAGTTATTGGAGCGAGCGGCGGAATCTATATAATTCCGGCGGTAATCCAAGTGTTCCTCAATCACTTTGTCTTGAATATGAGTCCTCTAGAGGCTGTGAAGAGTCCAAGAGTGTATCACAAG TTGGAACCAAACCAAGTGTTATACGAAAACTGGACAGTGTACAATCAAGATCACATTTTGCTTAACAAAGAGACTCGAGACTTCTTGAAGACGAAAAAACATGAAATAGTGTCTACATCAATGGGAGCCACTGTTCAGTTTGTTGTTCAAGACAGACAAGTTCTGACGGCAGTTAGTGATCTCCGGAAAGATGGGAAGCCAGCTGCTGCTGATGCTGCTCCAACTCTTGCTCCTGCTCCTTCTCCtatgttttga
- the LOC125590129 gene encoding glutathione hydrolase 3-like: MFENREAERIVGPLSIAVPGEIAGLYKAWETHGRVPWKLLVEPSIKLARDGFQVGSHLDFALSKNEAMIKNDNGLKSVFTKEGELLKKGDICYNTKLADTLESLAEKGMKAFYEEDVAEKLVNDVREAGGIITMDDLESYEV, translated from the coding sequence ATGTTTGAGAACAGAGAAGCCGAGAGAATAGTAGGACCATTGTCAATAGCAGTTCCTGGAGAAATAGCCGGACTTTATAAAGCATGGGAGACACACGGTCGTGTCCCATGGAAACTACTTGTCGAACCATCTATCAAGCTGGCGCGAGACGGTTTCCAGGTTGGTTCGCATCTCGACTTCGCCTTGTCCAAGAACGaggctatgatcaagaatgacaaTGGTCTGAAGAGTGTTTTTACTAAAGAGGGAGAATTGTTGAAGAAAGGGGATATATGTTACAACACAAAACTAGCTGATACCTTAGAATCACTTGCTGAGAAAGGGATGAAGGCGTTTTACGAAGAGGATGTGGCGGAGAAGCTTGTGAACGATGTGAGGGAGGCTGGAGGGATCATAACAATGGATGATTTGGAGAGTTATGAAGTTTAG
- the LOC125575439 gene encoding glutathione hydrolase 3-like: MVVDDVMWYKIRGMWPPACGTTGFAMIMNVLERYMKVKVTDENLGLHRLIEVMKHMLAARMDLGDPAFVDGIANVVDNLLSKSYAETIQNKISDNTTFPPENYLNTYNQLEDQGTTHFCVVDKDRNAVSMTTTVNYAFGSGFMSPSTGIILNGQMEDFAVPTLVSSYSLPPAPTNYISPKKRALSSMMPLIITKDNDLVGVIGASGGPYIFPAVIQVFLNHFIFKMSPLEAVQRPRVYPKDMTVYNGDHIKLTEETREFLKARGHELVVTSVGGIVQLIVQNKVDDFKTVSTAVSDLRKDGKPACC, translated from the exons ATGGTTGTTGATGATGTTATGTGGTATAAAATACGTGGCATGTGGCCTCCGGCTTGTGGAACTACTGGTTTTGCAATG ATAATGAATGTACTAGAGAGGTACATGAAAGTCAAGGTTACTGATGAGAATCTTGGTTTGCATCGACTTATAGAAGTCATGAAACATATGCTTGCAGCTAGAATGGATCTTGGAGATCCTGCGTTTGTTGATGGCATTGCTAATGTTGTGGACAATTTGCTCTCAAAGTCTTATGCCGAAACAATACAGAACAAAATATCGGACAACACGACGTTCCCACCAGAAAATTACCTCAATAC ATATAATCAGCTTGAGGACCAAGGGACGACTCACTTTTGTGTGGTGGATAAAGATAGAAATGCGGTGTCGATGACAACAACTGTGAACTATGCGTTCGGGTCAGGGTTTATGTCGCCTTCAACAGGTATTATACTTAACGGCCAGATGGAGGATTTTGCTGTACCAACCCTGGTCTCTTCTTATAGCCTCCCTCCAGCACCCACGAACTACATTTCCCCAAAGAAGAGGGCTTTGTCTTCTATGATGCCATTGATAATTACAAAG GACAATGACCTGGTCGGAGTAATTGGTGCGAGCGGTGGGCCTTATATATTTCCTGCGGTGATCCAAGTGTTCCTCAATCACTTTATCTTCAAGATGAGTCCTCTAGAGGCTGTTCAGAGACCAAGAGTTTACCCTAAG GACATGACAGTGTACAATGGAGATCATATTAAGCTTACAGAAGAGACTCGAGAGTTCTTGAAGGCGAGAGGACATGAACTAGTGGTTACAAGTGTGGGAGGCATTGTTCAACTAATTGTTCAAAACAAAGTAGATGATTTTAAGACAGTTTCGACGGCTGTTAGTGATCTTCGGAAAGATGGGAAGCCAGCCTGCTGCTAA
- the LOC106366437 gene encoding zinc finger CCCH domain-containing protein 49-like → MIIGETRRTYPTVEIPTWPVSEDFTTSELFSPAMSSPDCSMLEALAALQRYLPSNEPDPDLFGPDSPVDAYSCDHFRMYDFKVRRCARGRSHDWTECPYAHPGEKARRRDPTKYNYSGTACPDFRKGGCKKGDSCEFAHGVFECWLHPARYRTQPCKDGGNCRRRVCFFAHSPDQLRCLHNRSPDRVDSFDVSSPVRRAFQLSVSSVSSSPPMSPRADSETQSLSHSVVSSFRNLQFEKVKSFPSSYNNPLRCYQSGFGSPRGSILGHGFQSLPTTPIRPGSMDIWDNGLEEEPAMERVVESGRELRAKMFEKLSKDNCMDRVEPDQDQNSGEAPDVGWVSELLM, encoded by the coding sequence ATGATCATTGGAGAAACTCGCCGCACGTACCCAACGGTGGAGATACCTACATGGCCCGTCTCCGAAGATTTCACAACGTCGGAGCTTTTCTCTCCGGCGATGAGCAGCCCGGACTGCAGCATGCTCGAAGCTTTAGCTGCGTTGCAACGTTATCTCCCGTCAAACGAACCGGATCCGGATCTATTCGGTCCGGACTCTCCCGTCGACGCTTACTCCTGCGACCATTTCCGCATGTACGACTTCAAAGTCAGGAGGTGCGCTCGTGGCCGGAGCCATGACTGGACGGAGTGTCCGTACGCTCATCCCGGAGAAAAGGCTCGCCGGAGAGATCCGACGAAGTACAACTACTCCGGGACGGCTTGTCCCGATTTTCGAAAAGGCGGTTGCAAGAAAGGGGACTCGTGCGAGTTTGCTCACGGAGTTTTCGAGTGCTGGCTTCATCCCGCTCGTTACCGGACTCAGCCGTGCAAAGACGGAGGTAACTGCCGCCGGAGAGTTTGTTTCTTTGCTCACTCGCCTGATCAGCTTAGGTGTCTCCATAACCGGAGCCCCGACCGGGTTGATTCCTTTGACGTATCGTCTCCGGTTCGTAGAGCGTTTCAGCTCTCGGTTTCTTCTGTTTCTAGCTCGCCGCCGATGAGCCCGAGGGCTGACTCGGAGACTCAGTCACTGAGTCACTCTGTCGTGTCGTCGTTTAGGAACTTGCAGTTTGAGAAGGTGAAGTCATTTCCTTCGTCTTATAATAATCCGTTAAGATGCTACCAATCCGGATTCGGGTCGCCAAGAGGATCCATATTGGGTCATGGGTTTCAGAGTCTTCCTACAACCCCGATCCGACCCGGAAGTATGGATATTTGGGATAATGGTTTAGAGGAAGAGCCTGCAATGGAGCGGGTCGTGGAGTCGGGTCGTGAGCTACGTGCAAAAATGTTTGAGAAGCTGAGCAAGGATAATTGCATGGATCGGGTTGAACCGGATCAGGATCAGAACTCGGGTGAAGCTCCTGATGTCGGGTGGGTATCTGAGCTGTTGATGTAA
- the LOC106366438 gene encoding glutathione hydrolase 3-like: MVHTILADPLLGINQETVAETKKHRNNLRLALTLLLLTLVSISGYCFSNNITVWLSREATNRHSHATRSDAVESENGVVAADDGRCSDIGVSVLRRGGHAVDAAVATSLCVGVVNPMSSGIGGGAFLIVSSMEDSKAEAFDMRETAPLAASKDMYKSDEDAKSIGALSMGVPGEIAGLYEAWKRYGRLPWKPLFEPAIELARGGFVVAPYLGRAISKHSSMILKDPGLRNVFSRNGQVLNPGETCYNPELARSLKMISRLGPAALYNGTVGQKLVNDVKKAGGIITMDDLRSYKVRVTNAMASDVMGYKIYGMPPPSSGTVGFSMVMNILDSYSELYTGSGNDLGLHRLIEAMKHMFAARMDLGDPEFVNITNAMNHMLSKPRAESIRERILDNTTFPPEYYLNRWSQLRDQGTSHFSIVDSERNTVSMTTTVNYVFGAGVLSPSTGIVLNNEMDDFSVPTENTPDNLPPAPTNFIEPNKRPLSSMTPLVITKDGELVATLGGSGGMKIIPAVIQVFLNFFVLKMKPLEAVESARVYHKLIPNVVQYENFTAINGDHIGVTKNSEMFLAERGHELEEISGGAIVQLIVQSYKEEEDEMIIELGRKLGKDSSKRLKPFKGLLTAVSDPRKDGKPAAV; the protein is encoded by the exons ATGGTTCACACAATCCTCGCTGATCCTCTTCTAGGAATCAACCAAGAAACGGTCGCAGAGACTAAGAAACACAGAAACAATCTGAGGCTTGCTCTTACTCTGCTTCTTCTGACTCTAGTCTCGATCTCAG GTTATTGCTTTAGTAACAACATAACAGTTTGGTTGTCGAGAGAAGCGACCAACCGTCACAGCCATGCAACCAGAAGTGACGCGGTTGAGTCAGAGAACGGTGTTGTCGCTGCTGACGACGGCAGGTGCTCGGATATTGGTGTCTCTGTTCTCAGAAGAGGTGGGCATGCGGTTGACGCCGCCGTGGCTACTTCCTTATGCGTCGGTGTTGTTAATCCCATGTCTAGCGGAATTGGCGGTGGAGCCTTCTTGATAGTTAGCTCCATGGAAGATTCTAAAGCTGAGGCCTTTGACATGAGAGAAACCGCTCCATTAGCTGCTTCTAAG GACATGTATAAGAGCGATGAGGACGCGAAGTCCATAGGCGCGTTGTCTATGGGAGTCCCAGGAGAGATAGCTGGACTCTACGAGGCCTGGAAACGGTACGGCCGTCTTCCATGGAAGCCGCTTTTCGAGCCAGCTATTGAGCTGGCCCGAGGCGGCTTCGTGGTGGCTCCGTATCTCGGACGAGCCATATCGAAACACTCTTCGATGATACTTAAAGACCCGGGTTTGCGTAATGTCTTCTCAAGAAACGGACAGGTTTTGAATCCCGGTGAGACTTGCTATAACCCGGAACTAGCTCGGAGTCTGAAGATGATCTCCAGGCTAGGTCCGGCTGCGTTGTACAACGGGACAGTAGGCCAAAAGCTCGTCAACGATGTGAAAAAGGCGGGAGGGATCATAACTATGGATGACTTAAGAAGTTACAAAGTCAGAGTAACCAATGCAATGGCTTCTGATGTTATGGGTTACAAGATCTACGGAATGCCACCTCCGTCGAGCGGAACGGTTGGTTTCTCGATGGTTATGAACATCTTGGACAGCTACTCGGAGCTATACACTGGTTCAGGTAATGATCTTGGCCTCCACCGTTTGATAGAAGCAATGAAACATATGTTCGCAGCTCGGATGGATCTTGGAGACCCTGAGTTTGTCAACATAACAAACGCTATGAACCACATGCTATCCAAGCCTCGTGCGGAAAGTATACGAGAGAGGATCTTGGACAACACGACGTTCCCTCCTGAGTACTATTTGAACCGTTGGAGCCAGCTTAGAGACCAAGGGACGAGTCATTTCTCCATTGTGGATTCGGAGAGAAACACTGTGTCTATGACGACAACTGTGAACTATGTTTTTGGTGCTGGGGTCTTGTCTCCTTCCACGGGGATCGTGCTTAACAACGagatggatgatttctctgtacCGACGGAGAACACTCCTGACAATCTCCCTCCGGCTCCTACAAACTTCATTGAACCAAACAAGAGACCATTGTCTTCCATGACACCTCTTGTTATCACCAAG GACGGTGAATTGGTGGCGACGCTTGGAGGAAGCGGAGGAATGAAGATAATCCCGGCGGTGATTCAAGTCTTCCTTAACTTCTTTGTGTTGAAGATGAAACCGTTAGAAGCTGTAGAGAGTGCAAGAGTTTACCATAAG TTAATACCGAACGTTGTTCAATATGAGAACTTCACGGCGATTAACGGTGATCACATAGGAGTTACTAAAAATAGCGAGATGTTTTTAGCAGAGAGGGGACATGAGCTTGAGGAGATATCAGGTGGAGCTATTGTTCAACTTATTGTTCAGAGttacaaggaagaagaagatgagatgaTTATTGAACTTGGAAGGAAGCTTGGTAAAGACTCTAGCAAGAGACTGAAACCTTTCAAGGGATTGCTCACTGCAGTTAGTGACCCTCGTAAAGATGGTAAGCCAGCTGCAGTTTGA